From a single Solanum dulcamara chromosome 4, daSolDulc1.2, whole genome shotgun sequence genomic region:
- the LOC129885923 gene encoding uncharacterized protein LOC129885923 isoform X2, whose amino-acid sequence MVSMAPLGFRIWRCLQEEKTTGKDAVFINPFIKRVYSSCQGVPIGGIGAGSIGRSFKGEFLRWQIFPRICEDKPVLANQFSIFVTRPNGEKYSTVLCPRTPNDSSASGIGSWDWNLGGQNSTYHGLYPRAWTVYDGEPDPALRIVCRQISPFIPHNYKESSLPTSVFTFTLHNLGKTSADVTLLFTWANSAGGDSGISGHHFNSKFRTEDGVQGILLHHMTSKELPSVTFAIAAEENDAVHVSECPFFVISGNSQGITAKDMWNEVKKHGSFDHLQSEEKSMSSEPGSLVGAAVAASLTIPADDVRSATFSLAWACPEINFAGGRTYHRRYTKFYGTMGHAAAKIAHDAIQEHTQWESQIEEWQKPIIEDKRLPEWYPITLFNELYYLNAGGTIWTDGLPPVQSVSTIGKRFSIDKSSSDVKKNAHLTHSDGTAVSILERMGSVFEELQTPVSVNAAVGTNLLQKGEENVGQFLYLEGIEYHLCNTYDVHFYASFALAMLFPKLELSIQRDFAAAVMMHDPSKRRLLDDGMSATRNVLGALPHDIGMDDPWFEVNYYCLYNTDRWKDLNPKFVLQVYRDFVATGDKKFAEAVWPSVYMAIAFMDQFDKDGDGMIENEGFPDQTYDVWSVSGVSAYCGGLWVAALQAASALAREVGDKGSEDYFWFKFQKAKEVYQKLWNGSYFNYDNSGSAVSSSIQADQLAGQWYARACGLLPIVDEEKAKTALETVFNFNVMKVKDGRRGAVNGMRPNGEPDLSSLQSREIWSGVTYAVAAAMIHEDMADTGFKTAAGVYETVWSEDGFGYAFQTPEGWTTEGRYRALGYMRPLAIWAMQWALDPPKIPKQEVKPKLEADSLFRQHAGFQAVARLLKLPKEKDARSVFQVLFDYTCKRMTS is encoded by the exons ATGGTTTCTATG GCTCCATTAGGTTTCCGTATATGGAGATGTCTACAAGAAGAAAAAACCACAGGAAAG GATGCTGTGTTTATCAATCCTTTCATAAAAAGGGTCTACTCATCATGCCAAGGAGTTCCTATTGGTGGTATAGG TGCAGGAAGCATAGGAAGAAGTTTCAAAGGTGAATTTTTGCGCTGGCAAATATTTCCTAGGATATGTGAAGATAAACCGGTTCTGGCAAACCAATTTTCT ATATTTGTCACACGTCCAAATGGTGAAAAATATTCTACTGTGTTATGCCCGAGAACTCCAAA TGATTCTTCAGCTTCCGGAATAGGATCTTGGGACTGGAATTTGGGTGGCCAAAATTCTACGTATCATGGTCTTTATCCGAGAGCGTGGACTGTATACGATG GGGAACCTGATCCAGCACTCAGGATTGTATGCCGTCAGATCTCTCCTTTTATCCCCCACAACTACAAAGAGAGCAGCTTACCTACATCAGTCTTTACTTTCACG CTGCATAACTTGGGAAAGACGTCTGCAGATGTCACTTTGCTTTTCACCTGGGCA AATTCTGCTGGTGGAGATTCTGGAATTTCAGGCCATCATTTCAATTCAAAGTTTAG AACAGAAGATGGAGTCCAAGGCATACTCTTACACCACAT GACTTCCAAAGAACTGCCTTCTGTAACTTTTGCAATTGCAGCAGAGGAAAATGATGCAGTTCATGTCTCTGAGTGCCCTTTCTTTGTGATATCTGGAAACTCCCAGGGAATTACAGCAAAAGACATGTGGAATGAAGTAAAAAAG CATGGATCCTTTGACCACCTTCAATCTGAGGAAAAGTCAATGTCTTCTGAACCGGGATCACTTGTTGGGGCGGCGGTTGCAGCTTCACTAACTATTCCAGCAGATGATGTACGAAGTGCGACATTCTCATTGGCATGGGCCTGCCCTGAAATTAATTTTGCAGGTGGTAGAACTTATCACAG GCGCTACACAAAGTTTTATGGTACTATGGGTCATGCTGCTGCAAAAATTGCACATGATGCTATCCAAG AGCATACTCAATGGGAGTCACAAATAGAAGAATGGCAAAAACCTATTATTGAAGACAAGAGGCTTCCCGAATG GTACCCAATAACTCTCTTCAATGAGCTCTATTATTTAAATGCAGGAGGGACAATTTGGACAG atggTTTGCCACCAGTTCAAAGTGTATCAACAATTGGGAAAAGATTTTCCATAGATAAATCTAGTTCGGATGTTAAGAAAAATGCTCATCTAACCCATTCTGATGGCACTGCTGTTAGCATTCTTGAAAGGATGGGCTCGGTGTTTGAGGAACTTCAAACTCCTGTCTCAGTAAATGCTGCTGTCGGAACAAATCTTCTTCAGAAGGGAGAGGAAAATGTTGGCCAGTTCCTCTACCTTGAAGGAATTGAATATCATCTGTGTAACACATATGATGTTCATTTTTATGCATCGTTTGCTTTGGCCATGCTATTCCCAAAACttgaacttagcatacaacgaGACTTTGCAGCTGCTGTGATGATGCATGATCCTAGTAAGAGAAGGCTCTTGGATGATGGAATGTCAGCGACAAGGAATGTTCTTGGCGCTCTTCCTCATGATATTGGAATGGATGATCCATGGTTTGAAGTAAATTACTATTGCCTGTATAACACAGATAGGTGGAAAGATTTGAACCCAAAATTCGTTCTTCAAGTTTACAGGGATTTTGTTGCGACAGGTGACAAAAAGTTTGCCGAAGCTGTTTGGCCATCTGTGTATATGGCAATAGCTTTCATGGACCAATTTGATAAGGATGGGGATGGGATGATAGAAAATGAAGGATTTCCTGATCAGACATATGATGTATGGTCTGTCTCTGGTGTGAGTGCTTACTGTGGTGGCCTATGGGTGGCAGCTTTGCAGGCTGCATCAGCCCTAGCTCGAGAAGTAGGTGACAAGGGTtctgaagactacttttggtttAAGTTTCAAAAGGCAAAGGAAGTTTATCAAAAATTGTGGAATGGTTCTTACTTTAACTATGACAATAGTGGCAGTGCCGTAAGCTCATCCATTCAAGCTGATCAATTGGCTGGCCAATG GTATGCTCGAGCATGTGGTCTTCTACCAATTGTTGATGAAGAAAAAGCTAAAACTGCACTTGAGACAGTGTTCAATTTCAATGTCATGAAGGTCAAGGATGGGAGGCGAGGAGCAGTGAATGGGATGCGGCCCAATGGAGAACCAGATTTATCTAGTTTGCAGTCGAGGGAAATATGGTCTGGAGTTACATATGCTGTAGCTGCAGCCATGATTCATGAAGACATGGCGGATACAGGATTTAAAACTGCAGCTGGAGTCTATGAAACCGTTTGGTCTGAAGATGGCTTTGG CTATGCTTTTCAGACCCCAGAAGGTTGGACCACTGAAGGCCGATACAGAGCTCTGGGTTACATGCGTCCTTTGGCAATCTGGGCAATGCAATGGGCATTAGACCCACCTAAGATTCCCAAGCAAGAGGTGAAGCCAAAATTGGAGGCAGATTCATTGTTTAGGCAACATGCTGGTTTTCAAGCGGTAGCTCGTCTTCTAAAGCTGCCCAAAGAGAAAGATGCTAGAAGTGTTTTTCAGGTCCTTTTCGATTACACCTGTAAAAGAATGACAAGCTAA
- the LOC129885923 gene encoding uncharacterized protein LOC129885923 isoform X3 — translation MVFIRERGLYTMGNLIQHSGLYAVRSLLLSPTTTKRAAYLHQSLLSRCITWERRLQMSLCFSPGQILLVEILEFQAIISIQSLEDGVQGILLHHMTSKELPSVTFAIAAEENDAVHVSECPFFVISGNSQGITAKDMWNEVKKHGSFDHLQSEEKSMSSEPGSLVGAAVAASLTIPADDVRSATFSLAWACPEINFAGGRTYHRRYTKFYGTMGHAAAKIAHDAIQEHTQWESQIEEWQKPIIEDKRLPEWYPITLFNELYYLNAGGTIWTDGLPPVQSVSTIGKRFSIDKSSSDVKKNAHLTHSDGTAVSILERMGSVFEELQTPVSVNAAVGTNLLQKGEENVGQFLYLEGIEYHLCNTYDVHFYASFALAMLFPKLELSIQRDFAAAVMMHDPSKRRLLDDGMSATRNVLGALPHDIGMDDPWFEVNYYCLYNTDRWKDLNPKFVLQVYRDFVATGDKKFAEAVWPSVYMAIAFMDQFDKDGDGMIENEGFPDQTYDVWSVSGVSAYCGGLWVAALQAASALAREVGDKGSEDYFWFKFQKAKEVYQKLWNGSYFNYDNSGSAVSSSIQADQLAGQWYARACGLLPIVDEEKAKTALETVFNFNVMKVKDGRRGAVNGMRPNGEPDLSSLQSREIWSGVTYAVAAAMIHEDMADTGFKTAAGVYETVWSEDGFGYAFQTPEGWTTEGRYRALGYMRPLAIWAMQWALDPPKIPKQEVKPKLEADSLFRQHAGFQAVARLLKLPKEKDARSVFQVLFDYTCKRMTS, via the exons ATGGTCTTTATCCGAGAGCGTGGACTGTATACGATG GGGAACCTGATCCAGCACTCAGGATTGTATGCCGTCAGATCTCTCCTTTTATCCCCCACAACTACAAAGAGAGCAGCTTACCTACATCAGTCTTTACTTTCACG CTGCATAACTTGGGAAAGACGTCTGCAGATGTCACTTTGCTTTTCACCTGGGCA AATTCTGCTGGTGGAGATTCTGGAATTTCAGGCCATCATTTCAATTCAAAGTTTAG AAGATGGAGTCCAAGGCATACTCTTACACCACAT GACTTCCAAAGAACTGCCTTCTGTAACTTTTGCAATTGCAGCAGAGGAAAATGATGCAGTTCATGTCTCTGAGTGCCCTTTCTTTGTGATATCTGGAAACTCCCAGGGAATTACAGCAAAAGACATGTGGAATGAAGTAAAAAAG CATGGATCCTTTGACCACCTTCAATCTGAGGAAAAGTCAATGTCTTCTGAACCGGGATCACTTGTTGGGGCGGCGGTTGCAGCTTCACTAACTATTCCAGCAGATGATGTACGAAGTGCGACATTCTCATTGGCATGGGCCTGCCCTGAAATTAATTTTGCAGGTGGTAGAACTTATCACAG GCGCTACACAAAGTTTTATGGTACTATGGGTCATGCTGCTGCAAAAATTGCACATGATGCTATCCAAG AGCATACTCAATGGGAGTCACAAATAGAAGAATGGCAAAAACCTATTATTGAAGACAAGAGGCTTCCCGAATG GTACCCAATAACTCTCTTCAATGAGCTCTATTATTTAAATGCAGGAGGGACAATTTGGACAG atggTTTGCCACCAGTTCAAAGTGTATCAACAATTGGGAAAAGATTTTCCATAGATAAATCTAGTTCGGATGTTAAGAAAAATGCTCATCTAACCCATTCTGATGGCACTGCTGTTAGCATTCTTGAAAGGATGGGCTCGGTGTTTGAGGAACTTCAAACTCCTGTCTCAGTAAATGCTGCTGTCGGAACAAATCTTCTTCAGAAGGGAGAGGAAAATGTTGGCCAGTTCCTCTACCTTGAAGGAATTGAATATCATCTGTGTAACACATATGATGTTCATTTTTATGCATCGTTTGCTTTGGCCATGCTATTCCCAAAACttgaacttagcatacaacgaGACTTTGCAGCTGCTGTGATGATGCATGATCCTAGTAAGAGAAGGCTCTTGGATGATGGAATGTCAGCGACAAGGAATGTTCTTGGCGCTCTTCCTCATGATATTGGAATGGATGATCCATGGTTTGAAGTAAATTACTATTGCCTGTATAACACAGATAGGTGGAAAGATTTGAACCCAAAATTCGTTCTTCAAGTTTACAGGGATTTTGTTGCGACAGGTGACAAAAAGTTTGCCGAAGCTGTTTGGCCATCTGTGTATATGGCAATAGCTTTCATGGACCAATTTGATAAGGATGGGGATGGGATGATAGAAAATGAAGGATTTCCTGATCAGACATATGATGTATGGTCTGTCTCTGGTGTGAGTGCTTACTGTGGTGGCCTATGGGTGGCAGCTTTGCAGGCTGCATCAGCCCTAGCTCGAGAAGTAGGTGACAAGGGTtctgaagactacttttggtttAAGTTTCAAAAGGCAAAGGAAGTTTATCAAAAATTGTGGAATGGTTCTTACTTTAACTATGACAATAGTGGCAGTGCCGTAAGCTCATCCATTCAAGCTGATCAATTGGCTGGCCAATG GTATGCTCGAGCATGTGGTCTTCTACCAATTGTTGATGAAGAAAAAGCTAAAACTGCACTTGAGACAGTGTTCAATTTCAATGTCATGAAGGTCAAGGATGGGAGGCGAGGAGCAGTGAATGGGATGCGGCCCAATGGAGAACCAGATTTATCTAGTTTGCAGTCGAGGGAAATATGGTCTGGAGTTACATATGCTGTAGCTGCAGCCATGATTCATGAAGACATGGCGGATACAGGATTTAAAACTGCAGCTGGAGTCTATGAAACCGTTTGGTCTGAAGATGGCTTTGG CTATGCTTTTCAGACCCCAGAAGGTTGGACCACTGAAGGCCGATACAGAGCTCTGGGTTACATGCGTCCTTTGGCAATCTGGGCAATGCAATGGGCATTAGACCCACCTAAGATTCCCAAGCAAGAGGTGAAGCCAAAATTGGAGGCAGATTCATTGTTTAGGCAACATGCTGGTTTTCAAGCGGTAGCTCGTCTTCTAAAGCTGCCCAAAGAGAAAGATGCTAGAAGTGTTTTTCAGGTCCTTTTCGATTACACCTGTAAAAGAATGACAAGCTAA
- the LOC129885923 gene encoding uncharacterized protein LOC129885923 isoform X4 produces MLINGSDKGEGECCKHREVKVDPAKLPSLTWQRKLNWEDISLSEFNLKLKEMVSMAPLGFRIWRCLQEEKTTGKDAVFINPFIKRVYSSCQGVPIGGIGAGSIGRSFKGEFLRWQIFPRICEDKPVLANQFSIFVTRPNGEKYSTVLCPRTPNDSSASGIGSWDWNLGGQNSTYHGLYPRAWTVYDGEPDPALRIVCRQISPFIPHNYKESSLPTSVFTFTLHNLGKTSADVTLLFTWANSAGGDSGISGHHFNSKFRTEDGVQGILLHHMTSKELPSVTFAIAAEENDAVHVSECPFFVISGNSQGITAKDMWNEVKKHGSFDHLQSEEKSMSSEPGSLVGAAVAASLTIPADDVRSATFSLAWACPEINFAGGRTYHRRYTKFYGTMGHAAAKIAHDAIQEHTQWESQIEEWQKPIIEDKRLPEWYPITLFNELYYLNAGGTIWTDGLPPVQSVSTIGKRFSIDKSSSDVKKNAHLTHSDGTAVSILERMGSVFEELQTPVSVNAAVGTNLLQKGEENVGQFLYLEGIEYHLCNTYDVHFYASFALAMLFPKLELSIQRDFAAAVMMHDPSKRRLLDDGMSATRNVLGALPHDIGMDDPWFEVNYYCLYNTDRWKDLNPKFVLQVYRDFVATGDKKFAEAVWPSVYMAIAFMDQFDKDGDGMIENEGFPDQTYDVWSVSGVSAYCGGLWVAALQAASALAREVGDKGSEDYFWFKFQKAKEVYQKLWNGSYFNYDNSGSAVSSSIQADQLAGQWYARACGLLPIVDEEKAKTALETVFNFNVMKVKDGRRGAVNGMRPNGEPDLSSLQSREIWSGVTYAVAAAMIHEDMADTGFKTAAGVYETVWSEDGFGYAFQTPEGWTTEGRYRALGYMRPLAIWAMQWALDPPKIPKQEVKPKLEADSLFRQHAGFQAVARLLKLPKEKDARSVFQVLFDYTCKRMTS; encoded by the exons ATGTTGATTAATGGATCCGACAAAGGAGAAGGAGAATGTTGTAAACATCGCGAG GTCAAGGTTGACCCAGCGAAACTTCCATCTTTGACTTGGCAGCGCAAGTTAAACTGGGAGGATATTTCCCTGTCAGAATTCAATCTTAAGCTGAAAGAAATGGTTTCTATG GCTCCATTAGGTTTCCGTATATGGAGATGTCTACAAGAAGAAAAAACCACAGGAAAG GATGCTGTGTTTATCAATCCTTTCATAAAAAGGGTCTACTCATCATGCCAAGGAGTTCCTATTGGTGGTATAGG TGCAGGAAGCATAGGAAGAAGTTTCAAAGGTGAATTTTTGCGCTGGCAAATATTTCCTAGGATATGTGAAGATAAACCGGTTCTGGCAAACCAATTTTCT ATATTTGTCACACGTCCAAATGGTGAAAAATATTCTACTGTGTTATGCCCGAGAACTCCAAA TGATTCTTCAGCTTCCGGAATAGGATCTTGGGACTGGAATTTGGGTGGCCAAAATTCTACGTATCATGGTCTTTATCCGAGAGCGTGGACTGTATACGATG GGGAACCTGATCCAGCACTCAGGATTGTATGCCGTCAGATCTCTCCTTTTATCCCCCACAACTACAAAGAGAGCAGCTTACCTACATCAGTCTTTACTTTCACG CTGCATAACTTGGGAAAGACGTCTGCAGATGTCACTTTGCTTTTCACCTGGGCA AATTCTGCTGGTGGAGATTCTGGAATTTCAGGCCATCATTTCAATTCAAAGTTTAG AACAGAAGATGGAGTCCAAGGCATACTCTTACACCACAT GACTTCCAAAGAACTGCCTTCTGTAACTTTTGCAATTGCAGCAGAGGAAAATGATGCAGTTCATGTCTCTGAGTGCCCTTTCTTTGTGATATCTGGAAACTCCCAGGGAATTACAGCAAAAGACATGTGGAATGAAGTAAAAAAG CATGGATCCTTTGACCACCTTCAATCTGAGGAAAAGTCAATGTCTTCTGAACCGGGATCACTTGTTGGGGCGGCGGTTGCAGCTTCACTAACTATTCCAGCAGATGATGTACGAAGTGCGACATTCTCATTGGCATGGGCCTGCCCTGAAATTAATTTTGCAGGTGGTAGAACTTATCACAG GCGCTACACAAAGTTTTATGGTACTATGGGTCATGCTGCTGCAAAAATTGCACATGATGCTATCCAAG AGCATACTCAATGGGAGTCACAAATAGAAGAATGGCAAAAACCTATTATTGAAGACAAGAGGCTTCCCGAATG GTACCCAATAACTCTCTTCAATGAGCTCTATTATTTAAATGCAGGAGGGACAATTTGGACAG atggTTTGCCACCAGTTCAAAGTGTATCAACAATTGGGAAAAGATTTTCCATAGATAAATCTAGTTCGGATGTTAAGAAAAATGCTCATCTAACCCATTCTGATGGCACTGCTGTTAGCATTCTTGAAAGGATGGGCTCGGTGTTTGAGGAACTTCAAACTCCTGTCTCAGTAAATGCTGCTGTCGGAACAAATCTTCTTCAGAAGGGAGAGGAAAATGTTGGCCAGTTCCTCTACCTTGAAGGAATTGAATATCATCTGTGTAACACATATGATGTTCATTTTTATGCATCGTTTGCTTTGGCCATGCTATTCCCAAAACttgaacttagcatacaacgaGACTTTGCAGCTGCTGTGATGATGCATGATCCTAGTAAGAGAAGGCTCTTGGATGATGGAATGTCAGCGACAAGGAATGTTCTTGGCGCTCTTCCTCATGATATTGGAATGGATGATCCATGGTTTGAAGTAAATTACTATTGCCTGTATAACACAGATAGGTGGAAAGATTTGAACCCAAAATTCGTTCTTCAAGTTTACAGGGATTTTGTTGCGACAGGTGACAAAAAGTTTGCCGAAGCTGTTTGGCCATCTGTGTATATGGCAATAGCTTTCATGGACCAATTTGATAAGGATGGGGATGGGATGATAGAAAATGAAGGATTTCCTGATCAGACATATGATGTATGGTCTGTCTCTGGTGTGAGTGCTTACTGTGGTGGCCTATGGGTGGCAGCTTTGCAGGCTGCATCAGCCCTAGCTCGAGAAGTAGGTGACAAGGGTtctgaagactacttttggtttAAGTTTCAAAAGGCAAAGGAAGTTTATCAAAAATTGTGGAATGGTTCTTACTTTAACTATGACAATAGTGGCAGTGCCGTAAGCTCATCCATTCAAGCTGATCAATTGGCTGGCCAATG GTATGCTCGAGCATGTGGTCTTCTACCAATTGTTGATGAAGAAAAAGCTAAAACTGCACTTGAGACAGTGTTCAATTTCAATGTCATGAAGGTCAAGGATGGGAGGCGAGGAGCAGTGAATGGGATGCGGCCCAATGGAGAACCAGATTTATCTAGTTTGCAGTCGAGGGAAATATGGTCTGGAGTTACATATGCTGTAGCTGCAGCCATGATTCATGAAGACATGGCGGATACAGGATTTAAAACTGCAGCTGGAGTCTATGAAACCGTTTGGTCTGAAGATGGCTTTGG CTATGCTTTTCAGACCCCAGAAGGTTGGACCACTGAAGGCCGATACAGAGCTCTGGGTTACATGCGTCCTTTGGCAATCTGGGCAATGCAATGGGCATTAGACCCACCTAAGATTCCCAAGCAAGAGGTGAAGCCAAAATTGGAGGCAGATTCATTGTTTAGGCAACATGCTGGTTTTCAAGCGGTAGCTCGTCTTCTAAAGCTGCCCAAAGAGAAAGATGCTAGAAGTGTTTTTCAGGTCCTTTTCGATTACACCTGTAAAAGAATGACAAGCTAA
- the LOC129885923 gene encoding uncharacterized protein LOC129885923 isoform X1 has product MIDSDTFSGDMLINGSDKGEGECCKHREVKVDPAKLPSLTWQRKLNWEDISLSEFNLKLKEMVSMAPLGFRIWRCLQEEKTTGKDAVFINPFIKRVYSSCQGVPIGGIGAGSIGRSFKGEFLRWQIFPRICEDKPVLANQFSIFVTRPNGEKYSTVLCPRTPNDSSASGIGSWDWNLGGQNSTYHGLYPRAWTVYDGEPDPALRIVCRQISPFIPHNYKESSLPTSVFTFTLHNLGKTSADVTLLFTWANSAGGDSGISGHHFNSKFRTEDGVQGILLHHMTSKELPSVTFAIAAEENDAVHVSECPFFVISGNSQGITAKDMWNEVKKHGSFDHLQSEEKSMSSEPGSLVGAAVAASLTIPADDVRSATFSLAWACPEINFAGGRTYHRRYTKFYGTMGHAAAKIAHDAIQEHTQWESQIEEWQKPIIEDKRLPEWYPITLFNELYYLNAGGTIWTDGLPPVQSVSTIGKRFSIDKSSSDVKKNAHLTHSDGTAVSILERMGSVFEELQTPVSVNAAVGTNLLQKGEENVGQFLYLEGIEYHLCNTYDVHFYASFALAMLFPKLELSIQRDFAAAVMMHDPSKRRLLDDGMSATRNVLGALPHDIGMDDPWFEVNYYCLYNTDRWKDLNPKFVLQVYRDFVATGDKKFAEAVWPSVYMAIAFMDQFDKDGDGMIENEGFPDQTYDVWSVSGVSAYCGGLWVAALQAASALAREVGDKGSEDYFWFKFQKAKEVYQKLWNGSYFNYDNSGSAVSSSIQADQLAGQWYARACGLLPIVDEEKAKTALETVFNFNVMKVKDGRRGAVNGMRPNGEPDLSSLQSREIWSGVTYAVAAAMIHEDMADTGFKTAAGVYETVWSEDGFGYAFQTPEGWTTEGRYRALGYMRPLAIWAMQWALDPPKIPKQEVKPKLEADSLFRQHAGFQAVARLLKLPKEKDARSVFQVLFDYTCKRMTS; this is encoded by the exons ATGATTGATTCAGATACTTTTTCAG GAGATATGTTGATTAATGGATCCGACAAAGGAGAAGGAGAATGTTGTAAACATCGCGAG GTCAAGGTTGACCCAGCGAAACTTCCATCTTTGACTTGGCAGCGCAAGTTAAACTGGGAGGATATTTCCCTGTCAGAATTCAATCTTAAGCTGAAAGAAATGGTTTCTATG GCTCCATTAGGTTTCCGTATATGGAGATGTCTACAAGAAGAAAAAACCACAGGAAAG GATGCTGTGTTTATCAATCCTTTCATAAAAAGGGTCTACTCATCATGCCAAGGAGTTCCTATTGGTGGTATAGG TGCAGGAAGCATAGGAAGAAGTTTCAAAGGTGAATTTTTGCGCTGGCAAATATTTCCTAGGATATGTGAAGATAAACCGGTTCTGGCAAACCAATTTTCT ATATTTGTCACACGTCCAAATGGTGAAAAATATTCTACTGTGTTATGCCCGAGAACTCCAAA TGATTCTTCAGCTTCCGGAATAGGATCTTGGGACTGGAATTTGGGTGGCCAAAATTCTACGTATCATGGTCTTTATCCGAGAGCGTGGACTGTATACGATG GGGAACCTGATCCAGCACTCAGGATTGTATGCCGTCAGATCTCTCCTTTTATCCCCCACAACTACAAAGAGAGCAGCTTACCTACATCAGTCTTTACTTTCACG CTGCATAACTTGGGAAAGACGTCTGCAGATGTCACTTTGCTTTTCACCTGGGCA AATTCTGCTGGTGGAGATTCTGGAATTTCAGGCCATCATTTCAATTCAAAGTTTAG AACAGAAGATGGAGTCCAAGGCATACTCTTACACCACAT GACTTCCAAAGAACTGCCTTCTGTAACTTTTGCAATTGCAGCAGAGGAAAATGATGCAGTTCATGTCTCTGAGTGCCCTTTCTTTGTGATATCTGGAAACTCCCAGGGAATTACAGCAAAAGACATGTGGAATGAAGTAAAAAAG CATGGATCCTTTGACCACCTTCAATCTGAGGAAAAGTCAATGTCTTCTGAACCGGGATCACTTGTTGGGGCGGCGGTTGCAGCTTCACTAACTATTCCAGCAGATGATGTACGAAGTGCGACATTCTCATTGGCATGGGCCTGCCCTGAAATTAATTTTGCAGGTGGTAGAACTTATCACAG GCGCTACACAAAGTTTTATGGTACTATGGGTCATGCTGCTGCAAAAATTGCACATGATGCTATCCAAG AGCATACTCAATGGGAGTCACAAATAGAAGAATGGCAAAAACCTATTATTGAAGACAAGAGGCTTCCCGAATG GTACCCAATAACTCTCTTCAATGAGCTCTATTATTTAAATGCAGGAGGGACAATTTGGACAG atggTTTGCCACCAGTTCAAAGTGTATCAACAATTGGGAAAAGATTTTCCATAGATAAATCTAGTTCGGATGTTAAGAAAAATGCTCATCTAACCCATTCTGATGGCACTGCTGTTAGCATTCTTGAAAGGATGGGCTCGGTGTTTGAGGAACTTCAAACTCCTGTCTCAGTAAATGCTGCTGTCGGAACAAATCTTCTTCAGAAGGGAGAGGAAAATGTTGGCCAGTTCCTCTACCTTGAAGGAATTGAATATCATCTGTGTAACACATATGATGTTCATTTTTATGCATCGTTTGCTTTGGCCATGCTATTCCCAAAACttgaacttagcatacaacgaGACTTTGCAGCTGCTGTGATGATGCATGATCCTAGTAAGAGAAGGCTCTTGGATGATGGAATGTCAGCGACAAGGAATGTTCTTGGCGCTCTTCCTCATGATATTGGAATGGATGATCCATGGTTTGAAGTAAATTACTATTGCCTGTATAACACAGATAGGTGGAAAGATTTGAACCCAAAATTCGTTCTTCAAGTTTACAGGGATTTTGTTGCGACAGGTGACAAAAAGTTTGCCGAAGCTGTTTGGCCATCTGTGTATATGGCAATAGCTTTCATGGACCAATTTGATAAGGATGGGGATGGGATGATAGAAAATGAAGGATTTCCTGATCAGACATATGATGTATGGTCTGTCTCTGGTGTGAGTGCTTACTGTGGTGGCCTATGGGTGGCAGCTTTGCAGGCTGCATCAGCCCTAGCTCGAGAAGTAGGTGACAAGGGTtctgaagactacttttggtttAAGTTTCAAAAGGCAAAGGAAGTTTATCAAAAATTGTGGAATGGTTCTTACTTTAACTATGACAATAGTGGCAGTGCCGTAAGCTCATCCATTCAAGCTGATCAATTGGCTGGCCAATG GTATGCTCGAGCATGTGGTCTTCTACCAATTGTTGATGAAGAAAAAGCTAAAACTGCACTTGAGACAGTGTTCAATTTCAATGTCATGAAGGTCAAGGATGGGAGGCGAGGAGCAGTGAATGGGATGCGGCCCAATGGAGAACCAGATTTATCTAGTTTGCAGTCGAGGGAAATATGGTCTGGAGTTACATATGCTGTAGCTGCAGCCATGATTCATGAAGACATGGCGGATACAGGATTTAAAACTGCAGCTGGAGTCTATGAAACCGTTTGGTCTGAAGATGGCTTTGG CTATGCTTTTCAGACCCCAGAAGGTTGGACCACTGAAGGCCGATACAGAGCTCTGGGTTACATGCGTCCTTTGGCAATCTGGGCAATGCAATGGGCATTAGACCCACCTAAGATTCCCAAGCAAGAGGTGAAGCCAAAATTGGAGGCAGATTCATTGTTTAGGCAACATGCTGGTTTTCAAGCGGTAGCTCGTCTTCTAAAGCTGCCCAAAGAGAAAGATGCTAGAAGTGTTTTTCAGGTCCTTTTCGATTACACCTGTAAAAGAATGACAAGCTAA